From Lysinibacillus sp. SGAir0095, the proteins below share one genomic window:
- the ltrA gene encoding group II intron reverse transcriptase/maturase, whose protein sequence is MQLLEKILSNRNMNEAYLRVFRNKGASGVDGITVDELKQYLKENKDELRERIRTRKYQPQAALRVEIPKENGKMRKLGIPTVVDRVVQQAIHQVLSPIFEKEFSEYSYGFRPNRSCEMAIIKSLEFLNDGHDWIVDIDLERFFDTVNHDKLMRIISNTIVDGDVISLIRKYLVSGVMVKGTYEETPIGTPQGGNLSPLLSNIMLNELDKELESRGLQFVRYADDALIFVKSEKSANRVMESVVKFIEKKLGLIVNAEKSKIARPKDLKFLGFGYYYDSKYKKYQVRPHPMSVQKFKRKLRQLTKRNWSIPLDYRILKLKQVIFGWVNYFRTANMKTAMREIDMKLRSRIRVIIWKQWKVPRKQIRSLIQLGIPEEEAKGLTFCRKGYRFIGLSKVVQRAMSNKRLEQRGIPSALERYLEVHTVI, encoded by the coding sequence GTGCAACTATTAGAAAAGATTCTAAGCAATCGAAATATGAATGAAGCCTACTTACGTGTCTTTAGAAATAAAGGTGCAAGTGGGGTCGATGGAATAACGGTCGATGAACTTAAACAGTATCTGAAAGAAAACAAGGATGAGCTACGTGAGCGCATCAGAACTAGAAAATACCAACCACAAGCTGCCTTACGAGTGGAGATCCCAAAAGAAAATGGTAAGATGCGCAAACTGGGAATACCAACAGTAGTGGATAGGGTCGTTCAACAGGCAATTCATCAAGTACTCAGCCCGATATTTGAAAAAGAGTTTAGTGAATACAGTTACGGTTTCAGACCAAATAGAAGTTGTGAGATGGCAATTATAAAAAGCCTCGAATTTCTGAATGATGGACACGATTGGATAGTGGACATTGACCTTGAAAGATTTTTCGATACAGTCAACCATGATAAACTAATGCGAATTATATCCAATACAATCGTTGATGGAGATGTCATTTCTTTAATAAGAAAATACTTGGTCAGTGGGGTCATGGTAAAGGGTACATATGAAGAAACACCAATTGGAACTCCGCAAGGAGGAAACCTCAGCCCACTGTTAAGTAACATAATGTTGAATGAACTGGACAAGGAACTAGAAAGTAGAGGGCTTCAATTCGTGAGATATGCGGATGACGCCCTTATCTTCGTAAAGAGCGAGAAGTCTGCAAATCGAGTGATGGAATCAGTCGTGAAGTTTATAGAGAAGAAATTAGGGTTGATAGTCAATGCAGAAAAGAGTAAAATCGCTCGTCCAAAAGATTTGAAATTCTTGGGGTTTGGATATTATTACGATTCAAAATACAAGAAATATCAAGTTCGACCACATCCAATGTCAGTACAGAAATTTAAAAGGAAACTTCGGCAACTAACTAAGCGAAACTGGAGCATTCCGTTAGACTACCGAATATTGAAACTAAAACAAGTAATATTTGGTTGGGTAAATTACTTTAGAACTGCAAACATGAAAACGGCTATGCGTGAAATTGATATGAAACTACGCTCAAGAATAAGGGTAATTATTTGGAAACAATGGAAGGTACCAAGAAAACAGATTCGGTCGCTAATCCAATTAGGGATACCCGAAGAAGAAGCCAAAGGCTTAACATTCTGTAGGAAAGGTTATCGATTTATCGGATTATCGAAAGTTGTTCAAAGAGCAATGTCTAATAAAAGACTAGAACAGAGGGGAATACCCTCTGCTCTTGAACGTTACTTAGAAGTACACACTGTAATATAA
- a CDS encoding LytTR family DNA-binding domain-containing protein, producing the protein MEPKQIEEIMDIIKDFFPENTSIAISDTNEYLYYQPSKKVDLKIKPGDPIKDGSAAHKALTYGQKINTYIESDVFGVPYYGMSIPLIEEGETKGAITAIFPQKPSPFLTNYITIKIDDCWYPIKHDQVIYLETQLRKTFVKTMGREGYHRLNLSDLELFLAPDSFIRCHRSYIVNIDYIDEIQPDSHSTFLLIMKDGTRIPVSQRYASYFRRSLGF; encoded by the coding sequence GTGGAACCAAAACAAATAGAAGAAATCATGGATATTATTAAAGATTTCTTCCCAGAAAATACGTCGATTGCAATATCGGATACAAATGAGTATTTATATTATCAACCTAGTAAAAAGGTTGATCTAAAAATTAAGCCAGGCGATCCTATTAAAGATGGCTCTGCTGCTCACAAAGCACTGACATATGGCCAAAAAATCAACACTTACATCGAGTCAGATGTATTTGGAGTTCCTTATTATGGGATGAGTATTCCTCTTATAGAAGAAGGAGAAACAAAAGGTGCAATTACAGCTATCTTCCCTCAAAAGCCGTCACCATTTTTAACTAACTACATTACAATTAAGATTGATGATTGTTGGTACCCTATTAAACACGATCAAGTAATTTACCTTGAAACTCAATTACGTAAAACGTTTGTTAAAACGATGGGTCGCGAAGGATATCACCGCTTAAATTTAAGTGATTTAGAGTTATTCCTAGCTCCTGATTCATTTATTCGATGCCATAGATCTTACATTGTGAACATCGATTATATCGATGAAATCCAACCCGATTCACATTCAACTTTCTTGCTTATCATGAAGGACGGGACAAGAATTCCTGTGAGTCAACGATATGCTAGTTATTTCCGTCGTTCATTAGGCTTCTAA
- a CDS encoding succinate CoA transferase: MDSRVEKRLGLKELADKVVSAEQAAALINDGDVVGMSGFTRAGDAKVVPMALVERAKNENFKIDIYTGASLGPEVDKYLAEAGVIRKRGPFIADSGIRNQINSGNVFYVDAHLSHNAELVRQGIIGPIKYLILEATAITEDGLIIPTTSVGNSPVFAEYAENIIVELNISHPESLIGIHDIYVPAQQGQREPIPMTDAVKRIGEIGIKVDPAKIKAIVISEEPDAPSLIVPPDEETQDMANLLLDFFRSEIAAGRLTNKLMPLQSGVGSVANAVLDGFADSEFEDLIVASEVLQDAVFNLIDAGKVSFAAATSITISEELQKKVYGNLEKYADKLVLRPQEISNHPEVIRRLGLISINTALELDIYGNVNSTHVSGTKMMNGIGGSGDFARNARLGIFVTKSYAKGGAISSIVPMVSHVDHTEHDVDVIVTEQGIADLRGLAPKERAVLIIENCVHPDFKEQMWDYYNRAVEATGNAQTPHILEEALSWHVNLAKNKTMKKEISKA; the protein is encoded by the coding sequence ATGGATTCACGAGTTGAAAAACGATTAGGTTTAAAAGAACTAGCAGATAAAGTAGTATCTGCAGAACAAGCTGCCGCACTTATTAATGATGGTGATGTAGTAGGAATGAGTGGTTTTACTCGCGCTGGTGATGCTAAAGTTGTTCCAATGGCTTTAGTTGAACGTGCAAAAAATGAAAATTTCAAAATTGACATCTATACTGGTGCATCGCTAGGTCCAGAAGTGGACAAGTATCTAGCCGAGGCTGGGGTTATTCGCAAACGTGGACCTTTCATAGCTGACTCAGGCATTCGTAACCAAATTAACTCTGGTAATGTTTTTTATGTAGATGCTCACCTATCTCATAATGCTGAATTAGTACGCCAAGGAATTATTGGCCCTATTAAATATTTAATTTTAGAAGCTACTGCAATTACTGAAGATGGATTAATTATCCCAACAACTTCTGTAGGTAACTCACCAGTATTTGCTGAGTACGCAGAAAATATTATCGTTGAATTGAACATCTCTCACCCAGAGAGCCTTATCGGAATTCACGATATCTATGTTCCGGCACAACAAGGACAACGTGAACCAATTCCTATGACGGATGCTGTAAAACGTATCGGTGAAATTGGTATTAAAGTCGATCCTGCGAAAATTAAAGCAATCGTTATTTCTGAAGAGCCAGATGCTCCTTCATTAATCGTTCCGCCAGATGAAGAAACTCAGGACATGGCAAACCTTTTACTTGATTTCTTCCGTTCTGAAATTGCAGCTGGTCGTTTAACAAACAAATTAATGCCACTTCAATCAGGTGTAGGTTCAGTTGCAAATGCTGTATTAGATGGCTTTGCTGATTCTGAATTCGAAGATTTAATTGTAGCGTCCGAAGTACTTCAAGATGCAGTATTCAATTTAATTGATGCTGGTAAAGTAAGTTTTGCAGCTGCAACTTCTATTACGATTTCTGAAGAATTACAGAAAAAAGTATACGGAAACCTTGAAAAATATGCAGATAAATTAGTTTTACGTCCACAAGAAATTTCTAACCACCCAGAAGTAATCCGTCGTCTCGGATTAATTTCTATCAACACTGCTCTAGAGTTAGATATTTACGGAAACGTAAACTCGACACATGTTAGCGGTACAAAAATGATGAACGGTATCGGTGGATCAGGAGACTTTGCGCGTAACGCTCGTTTAGGGATTTTCGTAACGAAATCTTATGCTAAAGGCGGCGCTATTTCGTCAATCGTACCAATGGTATCTCACGTAGACCATACTGAACATGACGTTGACGTAATTGTAACTGAACAAGGTATTGCAGACTTACGTGGACTAGCACCTAAAGAGCGTGCAGTATTAATTATCGAAAACTGTGTTCACCCTGATTTCAAAGAACAAATGTGGGATTACTACAACCGTGCTGTTGAAGCAACAGGTAATGCCCAAACTCCTCACATTTTAGAGGAAGCTCTTTCTTGGCATGTAAACCTTGCTAAAAACAAAACAATGAAAAAAGAAATCTCTAAAGCTTAA
- a CDS encoding LTA synthase family protein has product MNFIKKHWLLILLAVLFFLAPLAEIIAFQYLYSRDLNVVMDWMGNNKFWIISFTYLIILSFQLLIYAIFNNISISLSLTFILFTLMNVINYYKLQILNEPLYPWDMFLYEQLVDLFPLVAKVVDLKYLFLLLIVIALLVIFCKFMPNYKVKWIPRVILLICSLLLITGFILNDKNPTKQVFAKYGISNALSTPKTNVSINGLILSFVLYLPDVFIDKPDGYSEEAIKKIADSLDFNADSADETAKPNVIVIMSESLFDITRLASVEFNKDPIPTIRHNMSGALLSPTFGGGTSSVEFEALTGLSNVFLPSGSSAYQQYIKKDIPSLASVFENKGYYPFALHTYHGWYWNRETVYDYLGFSDFISGEDLTDAPIKGQYIGDETITNEIIDKIEEKEEPVFVYAVTMQNHSPYVANLYEENSITVENNISKSNLDMIESYATGISDSDYELSRMIKYFNNSEEPTLIVMFGDHLPSLGTEMAVYNETGFLNSENSYLENQSLIRQTPLVVWKNFGDQVKVPDLLSPAFLSPIIFENAGLEMPKYYEFLKKFSTQLPGYISTVKVDSNGDLYNKTPEESRELEEMYEMLQYDLLFGKQYSKEYLFD; this is encoded by the coding sequence ATGAACTTTATAAAAAAACATTGGCTTCTTATATTATTGGCAGTTTTATTCTTTCTTGCACCATTAGCTGAGATTATTGCATTTCAATATTTATATTCAAGAGATTTAAACGTTGTAATGGATTGGATGGGGAATAACAAATTTTGGATTATCAGTTTTACATATCTAATCATCTTGTCTTTCCAATTATTGATTTATGCTATCTTTAATAATATATCGATTTCTTTATCGTTAACATTTATTTTATTTACCCTAATGAATGTTATAAATTACTACAAGCTTCAAATATTAAACGAGCCTCTCTATCCGTGGGATATGTTTTTATATGAACAATTAGTCGATTTATTTCCATTGGTAGCTAAGGTTGTTGATTTAAAGTATTTATTTCTATTATTAATTGTGATAGCTCTATTAGTTATTTTCTGCAAATTCATGCCTAATTATAAAGTGAAGTGGATTCCAAGAGTTATTTTATTAATTTGTTCGTTGCTTTTAATAACAGGGTTTATATTGAATGATAAGAACCCGACAAAGCAAGTATTTGCAAAGTATGGCATTAGCAATGCTTTATCTACTCCTAAGACAAACGTTTCGATTAACGGTTTAATTTTATCATTTGTTTTGTACTTGCCAGATGTTTTTATTGATAAACCGGATGGCTATTCAGAGGAGGCCATTAAAAAGATTGCAGATTCTCTAGATTTTAATGCAGATTCTGCTGATGAAACTGCCAAGCCAAATGTAATCGTAATCATGAGCGAATCTCTTTTTGACATTACAAGATTAGCGTCTGTGGAATTTAACAAAGATCCAATCCCTACGATTCGTCATAATATGAGTGGTGCACTTTTATCTCCTACATTTGGTGGTGGCACATCCAGTGTTGAATTTGAAGCGCTGACAGGTCTATCCAATGTATTCTTACCAAGCGGTTCAAGTGCATATCAACAATACATCAAAAAGGATATCCCTTCATTGGCTAGTGTATTTGAAAACAAAGGTTACTATCCATTTGCTTTACACACTTATCATGGGTGGTATTGGAATCGAGAAACTGTCTATGATTATTTAGGATTTAGCGATTTTATATCAGGCGAGGATTTGACGGATGCACCAATTAAAGGTCAATATATTGGAGATGAAACAATTACTAATGAAATCATCGATAAAATAGAAGAAAAGGAAGAGCCAGTTTTTGTATATGCAGTAACCATGCAGAATCATAGTCCTTATGTTGCAAATTTATATGAAGAAAATTCAATTACAGTAGAAAATAATATCTCTAAAAGCAATCTAGATATGATTGAATCCTATGCCACTGGTATTTCTGATTCAGACTATGAATTAAGTCGTATGATCAAGTACTTTAATAATAGCGAGGAACCTACACTTATCGTTATGTTTGGTGATCATCTACCTTCCTTGGGTACAGAAATGGCTGTGTACAACGAAACTGGTTTTTTAAACAGTGAGAATTCTTATTTAGAAAATCAATCTCTCATTAGACAGACACCATTAGTTGTGTGGAAAAATTTTGGGGACCAAGTTAAAGTTCCTGATCTACTAAGTCCCGCTTTTCTATCACCAATTATTTTTGAAAATGCTGGATTAGAAATGCCTAAGTATTACGAGTTCTTAAAGAAATTTTCCACACAATTACCAGGCTATATAAGTACGGTTAAAGTTGATAGCAATGGAGACTTATATAACAAAACCCCTGAAGAATCGAGGGAATTAGAAGAAATGTATGAAATGCTTCAATATGATTTACTTTTTGGTAAACAATATTCAAAAGAGTATCTCTTCGATTAA
- a CDS encoding helix-turn-helix transcriptional regulator — MQLFPHSISETISKRYFQEIDSINQYNGIEDFYNIESKLLFEIFHLESAKAKKSLHEIIDILSIRFGKQVIKVVRNYFVILSSIVARKLLDNQVPSKKAFAFNLACADMIENNMKDAEFLQFADDLIDFYVYFIADRKQPTFRHQTVNKVIMYINDELENDLTVESIAHKFHISTSHLSRIFREHVGITLVEYLNVRRVEESQYYLRHTNKSITSISDQFHFCNQSYFTRIFKKYTGVTPKHFRDELHHEFYRFEIPELELENV; from the coding sequence ATGCAGCTATTTCCACATTCAATATCTGAAACAATTTCTAAACGGTACTTTCAAGAGATTGATAGTATAAATCAATATAACGGGATTGAAGATTTTTATAATATTGAATCCAAGCTGTTATTTGAAATCTTTCACTTAGAGTCGGCAAAAGCTAAAAAATCTTTGCATGAAATAATTGATATATTATCAATAAGATTCGGAAAACAAGTAATCAAAGTGGTAAGGAATTATTTTGTCATCCTGTCATCAATTGTTGCTCGCAAGCTTTTAGATAACCAAGTACCTTCAAAAAAGGCATTTGCTTTTAATTTAGCCTGCGCTGATATGATAGAAAATAATATGAAGGATGCAGAGTTTTTACAATTTGCGGATGATTTAATTGATTTTTATGTATACTTTATAGCTGATCGTAAACAACCAACCTTTAGACACCAAACAGTAAATAAAGTAATTATGTACATAAACGATGAACTTGAAAATGATTTAACAGTAGAGAGTATTGCTCACAAATTCCATATAAGTACTAGCCATTTATCTAGAATATTTAGAGAGCATGTTGGCATAACATTAGTAGAGTATTTAAATGTTAGAAGAGTAGAAGAGTCACAATATTATCTGCGGCATACAAATAAAAGTATTACATCAATATCCGATCAATTCCATTTTTGTAATCAAAGTTACTTTACAAGAATATTCAAAAAATATACAGGTGTAACACCGAAGCATTTTCGTGATGAATTGCATCATGAATTTTACCGTTTTGAAATCCCGGAACTTGAGTTGGAAAACGTCTAA
- the yidC gene encoding membrane protein insertase YidC, translated as MKKLKLFSMLGLMLFVLTGCQAVENQEGFFYNTFVRPMNWLLEFLGNDLFNGSYGLAIIAITVGVRLILMPFMLKNYRSQSAMKSKMDVVKPKMDEIQGRLKAAQTKEEQMAIQQEMLSLYRDNGINPLNLGCLPMIIQMPIIMGLYFAILYSGDVKTHEFLWFNLGSPDILMTVVAGIVYFIQAKVSLWTVPEAQKAQMKLMIYISPIMIVFISFTSMAALPLYWSVSGILLILQTYIGRKYFSEHPVTPDPVTLDKK; from the coding sequence ATGAAAAAACTGAAACTTTTTTCAATGCTAGGACTTATGCTGTTCGTCTTAACAGGGTGTCAAGCTGTTGAAAATCAGGAAGGCTTCTTTTATAATACGTTTGTTAGACCGATGAATTGGTTGTTAGAGTTTTTGGGTAACGATCTTTTTAACGGGAGCTACGGTTTAGCAATTATTGCAATCACAGTAGGTGTTCGATTAATTTTAATGCCATTCATGTTGAAAAACTACCGCTCTCAATCGGCGATGAAATCAAAAATGGATGTCGTTAAACCAAAAATGGATGAGATTCAAGGACGTCTAAAAGCTGCTCAAACAAAAGAAGAGCAAATGGCAATTCAGCAGGAAATGCTTAGTTTATATCGCGATAACGGAATTAACCCATTAAATCTTGGGTGTTTACCAATGATTATCCAAATGCCAATCATTATGGGATTATACTTTGCCATTCTATATTCAGGTGATGTAAAAACCCATGAATTCTTATGGTTTAATTTAGGATCACCTGATATTTTAATGACGGTAGTCGCCGGGATTGTGTACTTCATCCAAGCAAAAGTTTCGCTATGGACAGTTCCTGAGGCTCAAAAAGCTCAAATGAAATTAATGATTTATATCTCGCCAATTATGATCGTGTTTATTTCATTCACTTCCATGGCCGCGCTACCTTTATATTGGTCAGTAAGTGGTATACTACTAATTCTTCAAACGTATATTGGTAGAAAGTATTTCTCAGAGCATCCGGTTACGCCCGATCCAGTTACATTAGATAAAAAATAA